The Solibacillus sp. FSL W7-1436 genome window below encodes:
- a CDS encoding N-acetylmuramoyl-L-alanine amidase gives MSLRNLVVTVTIIFMAMFQLNTAYASTSFADVPSSNGAYNEINYLVNAGVIKGYTENGKTLYKPNAHVTRGQAAKMVVVATNNKPLTVKKSSFSDVKLGTELSGFVESAVQLGFFSEQSKGKFAPNTPLTREEMSKVLAIAFKLNTAQTEMLEIPFNDIKPTYGYYPYIAAIYFNGITVEAEKYNPKNSVTRAQFASFIARASSEKYRLPLPVQGVNVPDVSAAIASAKANVNNLNVRTSASSSNASNILAKVNTGASFAVYEIQKDGWLKVSHEGRYAYVYKDYVDFLDESGKQLNKVQKHVYASGNIQAYEKRDVASNSVSPIAAKEKIAVYNTIGNWYVTLVNGLPAYVRISQTEDSLQTEPVSPPVVEPEKPVVEEETNIPKPPAENSGEKEQPVTPPQQLLTNTVGKATVDALQIRESASGTSRSLGQIKRGTLVEVHSVSGSWAKITYNGVNGYINKTYLQLLNQKGPAVKDRIIVLDPGHGGKDPGAVKSNAREKEIVLKVANLVKQKLEKDGATVKMTRSGDTYPSLEDRVRYAKNENGEIFISLHANAAAKESANGTETFYSVTSNANEKEDLALATAINNEIVKNAKMYNRGVKRADYVVIKGNVMPAVLVELGFITNNADREKLISDEYVEIFAQSIYNGIVQYYTK, from the coding sequence TTGTCTTTGCGCAATCTTGTCGTGACGGTGACAATCATCTTCATGGCAATGTTCCAATTGAATACGGCATATGCTAGTACAAGCTTTGCCGATGTCCCTTCTTCAAACGGGGCGTATAATGAAATTAACTATTTAGTAAATGCGGGGGTTATAAAAGGGTATACGGAAAATGGTAAAACTCTTTATAAACCGAATGCCCATGTAACCCGGGGCCAAGCTGCTAAAATGGTCGTTGTTGCAACGAATAACAAGCCTTTAACTGTTAAAAAGTCTTCTTTTTCTGATGTTAAGTTGGGAACAGAACTTTCAGGCTTTGTAGAAAGTGCGGTACAGTTAGGATTTTTCTCTGAGCAATCGAAAGGGAAATTTGCACCGAATACACCTTTAACACGAGAAGAAATGAGTAAAGTACTGGCCATTGCTTTTAAATTAAACACGGCTCAAACAGAAATGCTGGAAATTCCATTTAATGATATTAAACCGACGTATGGCTATTATCCATACATCGCAGCTATATACTTTAACGGAATTACAGTGGAAGCTGAAAAATATAATCCGAAAAATTCGGTAACACGTGCACAGTTCGCTTCATTTATCGCTCGTGCCTCTTCGGAAAAATACCGTTTGCCATTACCTGTTCAAGGGGTGAACGTTCCGGATGTTTCGGCAGCAATTGCTTCTGCTAAAGCAAATGTAAATAATTTAAATGTCCGCACATCTGCATCTTCTTCAAATGCATCAAATATTTTGGCAAAAGTAAATACAGGCGCATCGTTTGCCGTTTACGAAATTCAGAAGGACGGTTGGCTGAAGGTTTCCCATGAAGGACGCTATGCCTATGTTTACAAGGATTATGTAGATTTTTTAGATGAATCCGGCAAGCAGCTTAACAAAGTGCAAAAACATGTTTACGCATCGGGCAATATTCAGGCATATGAAAAGCGTGATGTCGCTTCAAATAGTGTAAGTCCGATTGCAGCAAAAGAGAAAATTGCCGTTTATAATACGATTGGCAATTGGTATGTTACGCTGGTAAATGGTTTACCTGCATATGTACGAATTTCTCAAACCGAGGATTCATTGCAGACAGAACCAGTTTCACCTCCAGTAGTGGAACCGGAAAAACCGGTAGTGGAAGAGGAGACTAATATACCGAAACCTCCTGCGGAAAATAGCGGTGAAAAAGAACAGCCTGTTACGCCGCCGCAACAGCTATTGACGAATACGGTTGGTAAAGCGACAGTTGATGCGTTGCAAATTCGTGAGTCTGCTTCAGGTACTTCACGTTCGCTTGGTCAAATTAAGCGAGGTACACTAGTGGAAGTGCATTCGGTATCAGGCAGCTGGGCTAAAATCACGTATAACGGAGTTAACGGCTATATTAATAAAACCTATTTACAGCTTCTTAATCAAAAAGGACCTGCTGTAAAAGATCGTATTATTGTTCTTGATCCAGGTCATGGCGGTAAAGATCCTGGTGCTGTCAAAAGTAATGCACGTGAAAAGGAAATCGTTCTAAAAGTTGCAAATCTAGTAAAGCAAAAACTTGAAAAAGATGGTGCGACAGTAAAAATGACGCGTTCTGGTGATACATATCCTAGCTTAGAGGATCGTGTTCGATACGCTAAAAATGAGAACGGTGAAATTTTTATCAGTCTACATGCGAATGCCGCAGCAAAGGAATCAGCAAATGGAACGGAAACGTTCTACAGTGTTACTTCCAATGCAAATGAAAAAGAAGATTTAGCGTTGGCAACAGCTATTAATAACGAAATTGTTAAAAACGCGAAAATGTACAACCGTGGTGTAAAGCGCGCAGACTATGTTGTTATTAAAGGAAACGTGATGCCTGCTGTTTTAGTGGAGCTAGGTTTCATCACTAACAATGCAGATAGAGAAAAGCTTATATCTGACGAATATGTCGAGATTTTCGCGCAGTCTATTTACAATGGTATTGTGCAGTATTATACGAAATGA
- a CDS encoding S-layer homology domain-containing protein: MFKKIVGLAFAFIVALSFTTQSTSHANDIEGHQMVNELTYWSNLDVIRPDSKGNFNPNRAVTRGEFASYITRALKLPDSSTYTFKDLKAGNELTREIQAAAASNILSGYPDGTFRPNEKITRQHMAGLLEKALRYSNVPLEGQPLTFKDNNKISDQFKPAVATNVYYNIIRGSHTKNGVFFEPQGNATIAHAAAFLFRMQTTIEKFAVNEGEEPTETPAPNPNIYYVGKISNGVITKNSTVYFNYEQAESALKSSGSNLIIKGDKIIKMSSGIASAADVKANTVTIYSDKNFTKSLSYAVEGSQFKYIGSNDQYAIVQLADTKGYAKIDEVTLTPTSLIKGQDYYFAEGGYLTHRTYNHITQKYYGNYVVSEAPVFMKPGAQYYSQDGVNFYSDVLLTKKVGTHYPYFQFQSIRQPSNYTAEELDNMIMTLLTERKDIKTSPQYAKATVESRLIGMGKFLKQVEAQHNVNALFILAAAMHEGDYGVSKNALTKNNIFGIEVFDTDPTLGQVYKNRDDSVLAFINRYVNLKYVPQSGGYAKGAVPGNKTSGINVHYASDPFWGSKIAGHMYRMDNRFGKKDYKQAKLAFVSYENGHLVNVRNEPTTSSPVHFTYKAKNVGETGVFGYPVVIVEETKGTDGYVWYKILSDNNPPAKYGWVRSDLVQLIPEN, from the coding sequence GTGTTTAAAAAAATAGTTGGACTGGCATTCGCATTTATCGTTGCTCTGTCTTTTACAACACAATCAACATCTCATGCGAATGATATAGAAGGCCATCAGATGGTAAATGAATTAACATACTGGTCTAATCTTGATGTCATTCGACCGGACAGTAAAGGAAATTTCAACCCAAACCGTGCCGTAACGCGTGGAGAATTTGCTTCTTACATTACTCGTGCACTTAAATTACCAGATTCGTCTACATACACTTTTAAGGATTTAAAAGCTGGTAATGAACTGACACGTGAAATTCAGGCCGCTGCAGCTTCAAACATTTTAAGCGGCTATCCTGATGGAACATTCCGTCCAAACGAAAAAATTACGCGCCAGCATATGGCAGGTCTTTTGGAAAAAGCATTGCGTTATTCAAACGTGCCTTTGGAAGGACAACCACTAACGTTTAAAGATAACAACAAAATTAGTGATCAGTTCAAACCGGCAGTAGCTACAAACGTTTACTACAATATTATCCGTGGATCACATACGAAAAACGGGGTATTCTTTGAACCACAAGGCAATGCGACGATCGCTCATGCCGCAGCATTTTTATTCCGTATGCAAACGACAATCGAAAAATTTGCTGTAAATGAAGGTGAGGAACCGACGGAAACGCCTGCTCCAAACCCGAATATCTATTATGTCGGTAAAATTTCAAATGGAGTAATTACGAAAAACTCTACTGTTTACTTTAATTACGAACAAGCTGAATCAGCGTTAAAAAGCTCTGGCTCAAACTTGATTATTAAAGGCGATAAGATCATTAAAATGTCTTCAGGTATCGCTTCTGCAGCGGATGTGAAAGCAAACACTGTAACAATCTATTCAGATAAAAACTTTACGAAGTCGTTATCGTATGCTGTAGAAGGCTCTCAGTTTAAATACATTGGAAGCAATGATCAATATGCAATCGTTCAATTAGCGGATACAAAAGGCTATGCGAAAATTGATGAAGTAACATTAACACCAACAAGCTTAATTAAAGGACAAGACTACTATTTTGCTGAAGGTGGTTACTTAACACATCGTACTTATAACCACATCACACAAAAATATTACGGGAATTACGTAGTGAGTGAAGCACCTGTCTTTATGAAACCAGGTGCACAATATTATAGCCAAGATGGTGTAAACTTCTACTCTGACGTTCTATTAACGAAAAAAGTAGGTACACATTATCCGTATTTCCAATTCCAGTCGATTCGTCAGCCATCAAACTATACTGCTGAAGAACTGGACAATATGATTATGACATTATTAACTGAGCGCAAGGATATTAAAACTTCCCCTCAATATGCAAAAGCAACAGTTGAATCTCGTTTAATCGGGATGGGGAAATTTTTAAAGCAGGTGGAAGCGCAACATAATGTCAATGCCCTATTCATTTTAGCTGCAGCAATGCATGAAGGTGATTATGGAGTAAGTAAAAATGCACTGACGAAAAACAACATCTTTGGTATTGAAGTGTTCGACACTGATCCAACATTAGGTCAAGTATATAAAAACCGTGACGACAGTGTTCTTGCCTTTATTAACCGCTATGTCAATCTGAAGTACGTACCTCAATCAGGTGGTTATGCAAAAGGTGCAGTACCGGGGAATAAAACATCCGGTATTAATGTTCACTATGCATCAGATCCATTCTGGGGCAGTAAAATTGCCGGTCATATGTATCGCATGGACAACCGTTTCGGTAAAAAGGATTACAAGCAAGCAAAATTGGCATTCGTATCATATGAAAATGGCCATCTTGTAAATGTGCGTAATGAACCAACAACATCATCGCCGGTCCACTTCACTTATAAAGCGAAAAATGTAGGTGAAACAGGCGTGTTCGGCTACCCTGTCGTAATCGTTGAGGAAACGAAAGGTACGGACGGCTATGTATGGTACAAAATTTTGTCAGACAATAACCCTCCTGCAAAATACGGTTGGGTACGCTCTGATTTAGTTCAGTTAATTCCAGAAAATTAA